A single Mangifera indica cultivar Alphonso chromosome 20, CATAS_Mindica_2.1, whole genome shotgun sequence DNA region contains:
- the LOC123204724 gene encoding 4-coumarate--CoA ligase-like 9 isoform X2, whose protein sequence is MAPTNANSNLLINPENGYCPQTKTYHTLRPKVPLPLSQSLSITQFLLSLPQTAAADVAFLINAFTGERLTYGQFLNQLQSLAFNLRTRFSLSKGDVAFILLPSSFHVPALYFSLLSLGVIISPANPLASASEISHQLHLTNPSIAFTTSHTSRKLPSNLRTVLIDSPDFISMSTQTQNDLIDFTVPIVNQADSAAILYSSGTSGKVKGVLLTHRNLIALAASFYHSESQTGSTEAQSSREVTLSTVPLFHVYGFLGLMMTFTVTYTLVLMERFDFEKMLKAIEKYRVSHMAVSPPLIVTLTKSELTKSYDLSSLQLLHSGGAPLGKEVTLKFKEKFPDVELIQGYGMTESGGVGAGMRGPDEANRYGSVGRLYEFLEAKIVDPATGEALPPDEKGELWLRGITIMKGYVGDDKATAETFSPDGWLKTGDLCYFDSHGFLFIVDRLKELIKYKAYQVPPAELEHLLHSNHEIADAAVIPYSDEEAGQIPMAFVVRRPGSNITAAQVMDFIAKQVAPYKKIRRVAFIDSIPKSPAGKILRRELVTRALSTNLSKL, encoded by the exons atgGCGCCAACCAACGCCAACTCTAACCTTCTTATCAATCCTGAAAACGGTTATTGTCCACAAACTAAAACTTATCATACTCTTAGACCAAAAGTTCCTCTTCCTCTGTCTCAATCTCTTTCCATCActcaatttcttctttctctccctCAAACTGCCGCTGCTGACGTGGCCTTTCTCATCAACGCTTTCACCGGTGAACGCCTCACCTATGGCCAATTCCTCAACCAGCTTCAATCTCTCGCCTTCAATCTGCGAACACGCTTTTCTCTCTCCAAAGGCGACGTCGCTTTTATTCTTTTACCTTCCTCTTTTCACGTTCCCGCACTCTACTTCTCTCTACTCTCCCTCGGCGTCATTATTTCGCCCGCCAATCCGCTCGCCTCAGCTTCCGAGATCTCTCATCAACTCCACCTCACCAACCCTTCGATCGCCTTCACCACCTCACACACCTCACGCAAACTCCCCTCCAACCTCCGTACAGTTCTCATCGACTCCCCTGATTTCATCTCCATGTCCACTCAAACCCAAAACGACCTCATTGATTTCACGGTTCCGATTGTTAATCAGGCTGACTCGGCCGCCATTCTTTATTCTTCCGGAACATCCGGGAAAGTGAAAGGCGTGTTGTTGACTCATCGAAACTTAATCGCTTTGGCCGCCTCATTCTACCATTCGGAATCCCAAACTGGCTCAACTGAAGCTCAATCGTCACGTGAGGTCACGTTATCAACAGTCCCTCTATTTCACGTCTACGGTTTTCTTGGGTTAATGATGACGTTCACTGTTACTTACACTTTGGTTCTGATGGAgagatttgattttgagaagATGCTAAAGGCTATTGAGAAATATAGAGTCAGTCACATGGCGGTTTCGCCACCATTAATTGTGACATTGACAAAATCGGAGTTGACTAAGTCCTATGATCTTAGCTCGCTTCAGTTGCTCCACAGTGGCGGTGCTCCCCTTGGGAAGGAGGTCACCCTCAAGTTCAAGGAGAAATTTCCAGATGTGGAGCTTATACAG GGATATGGTATGACCGAGAGTGGAGGCGTGGGGGCCGGCATGAGGGGACCTGATGAGGCAAACAGGTATGGTTCTGTTGGTCGTTTATACGAATTTTTGGAAGCGAAGATTGTTGATCCTGCAACTGGAGAAGCTCTGCCTCCGGATGAGAAAGGGGAGCTATGGTTGCGAGGTATAACAATTATGAAAG GTTATGTAGGAGATGACAAGGCAACAGCTGAAACCTTTAGTCCCGATGGTTGGTTAAAAACTGGGGATCTTTGTTATTTCGACTCCCATGGCTTCTTATTTATTGTTGATAGATTAAAGGAATTGATCAAATATAAGGCATATCAG gTTCCCCCAGCTGAGTTAGAACATTTGCTTCATTCCAATCATGAGATTGCTGATGCGGCCGTGATTCC GTACTCTGATGAAGAAGCAGGGCAGATTCCCATGGCTTTTGTGGTAAGAAGACCTGGAAGCAATATCACTGCAGCTCAAGTAATGGATTTCATTGCAAAACAG GTAGCACCATACAAGAAGATAAGACGTGTTGCTTTTATTGATTCAATACCAAAATCTCCTGCTGGAAAGATCTTGAGGAGGGAATTGGTCACTCGTGCACTCTCTACCAACTTGTCTAAATTGTGA
- the LOC123204724 gene encoding 4-coumarate--CoA ligase-like 9 isoform X1, producing the protein MAPTNANSNLLINPENGYCPQTKTYHTLRPKVPLPLSQSLSITQFLLSLPQTAAADVAFLINAFTGERLTYGQFLNQLQSLAFNLRTRFSLSKGDVAFILLPSSFHVPALYFSLLSLGVIISPANPLASASEISHQLHLTNPSIAFTTSHTSRKLPSNLRTVLIDSPDFISMSTQTQNDLIDFTVPIVNQADSAAILYSSGTSGKVKGVLLTHRNLIALAASFYHSESQTGSTEAQSSREVTLSTVPLFHVYGFLGLMMTFTVTYTLVLMERFDFEKMLKAIEKYRVSHMAVSPPLIVTLTKSELTKSYDLSSLQLLHSGGAPLGKEVTLKFKEKFPDVELIQGYGMTESGGVGAGMRGPDEANRYGSVGRLYEFLEAKIVDPATGEALPPDEKGELWLRGITIMKVTSAGYVGDDKATAETFSPDGWLKTGDLCYFDSHGFLFIVDRLKELIKYKAYQVPPAELEHLLHSNHEIADAAVIPYSDEEAGQIPMAFVVRRPGSNITAAQVMDFIAKQVAPYKKIRRVAFIDSIPKSPAGKILRRELVTRALSTNLSKL; encoded by the exons atgGCGCCAACCAACGCCAACTCTAACCTTCTTATCAATCCTGAAAACGGTTATTGTCCACAAACTAAAACTTATCATACTCTTAGACCAAAAGTTCCTCTTCCTCTGTCTCAATCTCTTTCCATCActcaatttcttctttctctccctCAAACTGCCGCTGCTGACGTGGCCTTTCTCATCAACGCTTTCACCGGTGAACGCCTCACCTATGGCCAATTCCTCAACCAGCTTCAATCTCTCGCCTTCAATCTGCGAACACGCTTTTCTCTCTCCAAAGGCGACGTCGCTTTTATTCTTTTACCTTCCTCTTTTCACGTTCCCGCACTCTACTTCTCTCTACTCTCCCTCGGCGTCATTATTTCGCCCGCCAATCCGCTCGCCTCAGCTTCCGAGATCTCTCATCAACTCCACCTCACCAACCCTTCGATCGCCTTCACCACCTCACACACCTCACGCAAACTCCCCTCCAACCTCCGTACAGTTCTCATCGACTCCCCTGATTTCATCTCCATGTCCACTCAAACCCAAAACGACCTCATTGATTTCACGGTTCCGATTGTTAATCAGGCTGACTCGGCCGCCATTCTTTATTCTTCCGGAACATCCGGGAAAGTGAAAGGCGTGTTGTTGACTCATCGAAACTTAATCGCTTTGGCCGCCTCATTCTACCATTCGGAATCCCAAACTGGCTCAACTGAAGCTCAATCGTCACGTGAGGTCACGTTATCAACAGTCCCTCTATTTCACGTCTACGGTTTTCTTGGGTTAATGATGACGTTCACTGTTACTTACACTTTGGTTCTGATGGAgagatttgattttgagaagATGCTAAAGGCTATTGAGAAATATAGAGTCAGTCACATGGCGGTTTCGCCACCATTAATTGTGACATTGACAAAATCGGAGTTGACTAAGTCCTATGATCTTAGCTCGCTTCAGTTGCTCCACAGTGGCGGTGCTCCCCTTGGGAAGGAGGTCACCCTCAAGTTCAAGGAGAAATTTCCAGATGTGGAGCTTATACAG GGATATGGTATGACCGAGAGTGGAGGCGTGGGGGCCGGCATGAGGGGACCTGATGAGGCAAACAGGTATGGTTCTGTTGGTCGTTTATACGAATTTTTGGAAGCGAAGATTGTTGATCCTGCAACTGGAGAAGCTCTGCCTCCGGATGAGAAAGGGGAGCTATGGTTGCGAGGTATAACAATTATGAAAG TTACTAGTGCAGGTTATGTAGGAGATGACAAGGCAACAGCTGAAACCTTTAGTCCCGATGGTTGGTTAAAAACTGGGGATCTTTGTTATTTCGACTCCCATGGCTTCTTATTTATTGTTGATAGATTAAAGGAATTGATCAAATATAAGGCATATCAG gTTCCCCCAGCTGAGTTAGAACATTTGCTTCATTCCAATCATGAGATTGCTGATGCGGCCGTGATTCC GTACTCTGATGAAGAAGCAGGGCAGATTCCCATGGCTTTTGTGGTAAGAAGACCTGGAAGCAATATCACTGCAGCTCAAGTAATGGATTTCATTGCAAAACAG GTAGCACCATACAAGAAGATAAGACGTGTTGCTTTTATTGATTCAATACCAAAATCTCCTGCTGGAAAGATCTTGAGGAGGGAATTGGTCACTCGTGCACTCTCTACCAACTTGTCTAAATTGTGA